One window of the Pelmatolapia mariae isolate MD_Pm_ZW linkage group LG15, Pm_UMD_F_2, whole genome shotgun sequence genome contains the following:
- the vps18 gene encoding vacuolar protein sorting-associated protein 18 homolog — translation MASILDEYEDSQNIRQSAQQHIRLSSTNIGITHSGFVNARLEEEKPIFNKQRIDFTPPEKINHLAVCNNQLCMSLGKDTLLRIDLAKPDQPNQTELGRKDDSKVHRLFLDPTGSHLLISLNTSECLYLNRNTQKVRSLSRWRGHLIESVGWNKLLGNETSTGPILVGTSQGIIFEAEISANEGSLFNTNPDQYFRQVHSVEEDGKPAPVCCLEVERGLENKYFIIATTRKRLFQFVGKVAEGSEQQGFSSIFNQNQDLLPSFQEFPANMGHSEITFYTPKLRTSPKAFAWMMGNGVLYGQLDYVRPDSLLSDVQVWEYTPDIDLNHNKPISIVLTQFHFLLLLHDRVKAICTLNGQVVYEDMFPDKFGSLKKMIKDPVGGLVWIYTERAVFRYHIQRESRDVWQMYMSMNKFDLAKEYCRDRPECMDMVLAKEAEHCFQNKRYLESAMCYAQTQNYFEEIALKFIEAKQEEALKEFLLKKLNNLKPSERTQITLLVTWLAELYLNRLGQLESDGNSVIFKETRDEFRQFLSSSKHRDCLYNNRTTIYDLLASHGNVDDMVYFSVVMQDYERVISHYCQHDEYSAALDVLSKHCDEKLFYKFSPVLMQHIPKNVVDAWIQMGKRLDPKKLIPALMNYSQMGSTQQINETIRYMEFCVYELMVTEEAIHNYLLSLYAKYKPDSLLWYLEQAGTHASEIHYDLKYALRLCAEHGYRQACVLVYRIMELYEEAVDLALEVDVDLAKSCANLPEDDEELRKKLWLKIAKHVVQKEEDVKKAMNCLSSCNLLKIEDILPFFPDFVTIDHFKEAICLSLEEYNQHIEELKQEMEEATESAKRIREDIQEMRNKYGVVDSQEKCAACDFPLLNRPFYLFLCGHMFHNDCLLQEVTPHLSAFKQNRLEDLHKKLAATTQSSKSRHRPAPKDEGDTSSLGKATAGTSREQIKSDMDDIVASECVYCGELMIKSIDKPFIDPQKFEEEKSSWL, via the exons ATGGCTTCAATTCTCGATGAGTACGAGGATTCTCAAAACATCCGGCAAAGTGCGCAGCAGCACATCCGCCTGTCAAGCACCAACATCGGGATAACTCATTCTG GCTTTGTCAACGCGAGGCTTGAAGAAGAGAAGCCGATATTCAACAAGCAGAGGATTGATTTCACCCCACCTGAGAAGATAAACCATCTGGCTGTCTGCAACAATCAGCTGTGCATGAGTCTGGGAAAGGACACCCTGCTAAG GATTGACTTAGCAAAACCAGATCAACCCAACCAGACTGAATTAGGAAGGAAAGATGACAGTAAAGTGCACAGACTGTTCTTGGACCCAACGG GCTCCCATCTGCTGATCAGCTTGAACACCAGTGAGTGTCTGTACCTCAACAGGAACACCCAGAAGGTGCGCAGTTTGTCCCGCTGGAGAGGCCACCTCATCGAGAGTGTGGGCTGGAACAAGCTGCTGGGCAACGAGACCAGCACAGGACCCATCCTGGTTGGCACGAGTCAAGGCATCATTTTTGAGGCAGAGATCTCTGCGAATGAGGGCAGCTTGTTTAACACCAATCCAGATCAATACTTTAGACAG gtccactctgtggaggaggaTGGCAAACCTGCTCCAGTTTGCTGTTTGGAGGTCGAGCGGGGCCTGGAGAACAAGTACTTTATCATAGCTACCACACGCAAACGCCTGTTCCAGTTTGTGGGTAAGGTAGCGGAGGGGTCGGAGCAGCAAGGCTTCAGTTCCATCTTCAATCAAAATCAGGACTTGCTGCCCAGTTTCCAGGAGTTCCCAGCCAATATGGGACACAGCGAGATCACCTTCTACACCCCTAAGCTGCGAACGTCCCCCAAGGCGTTCGCCTGGATGATGGGTAATGGAGTTCTTTATGGTCAGCTTGACTACGTCAGGCCTGATTCCCTGCTGAGTGATGTGCAG GTGTGGGAATACACTCCAGACATTGACCTTAATCACAACAAGCCTATCTCCATTGTGCTAACACAGTTCCActtcctgctcctgcttcatGACCGAGTTAAGGCCATTTGCACTCTGAACGGGCAAGTGGTTTACGAGGACATGTTCCCAGATAAATTTGGCAGCCTCAAGAAAATGATCAAAGACCCAGTTGGCGGGTTGGTGTGGATCTACACTGAGCGGGCAGTTTTTCGATATCACATCCAGCGGGAGTCCAGGGATGTCTGGCAGATGTACATGAGCATGAATAAATTTGATCTGGCCAAGGAGTACTGTCGCGATCGGCCTGAGTGCATGGACATGGTGCTGGCAAAGGAGGCTGAGCACTGTTTCCAGAATAAACGCTATCTGGAGAGCGCCATGTGctatgcacaaacacagaacTATTTTGAAGAGATTGCTCTCAAGTTCATAGAAGCCAAACAAGAGGAGGCCTTAAAGGAGTTCTTACTGAAGAAGCTAAACAATCTCAAACCCAGTGAGAGAACGCAGATCACCTTGTTGGTCACCTGGTTAGCTGAGCTCTACTTGAATCGCCTCGGCCAGCTGGAGAGTGACGGCAACAGCGTCATTTTCAAAGAAACCCGTGACGAGTTTCGTCAGTTCCTTAGCAGCTCCAAGCACAGAGACTGCCTGTACAACAACCGCACCACCATCTACGACCTGCTGGCCAGCCACGGCAACGTGGACGACATGGTTTACTTCTCAGTCGTCATGCAGGACTACGAGAGAGTGATATCCCACTACTGCCAGCACGACGAGTACAGCGCTGCTCTGGATGTGCTCTCCAAGCACTGTGACGAAAAGCTTTTTTACAAGTTCTCCCCGGTGCTCATGCAGCACATTCCCAAAAACGTGGTGGACGCGTGGATTCAGATGGGCAAGAGGCTGGACCCAAAGAAGCTCATCCCAGCTCTGATGAACTACAGCCAGATGGGCAGCACGCAGCAGATCAATGAGACCATCCGCTACATGGAGTTCTGCGTTTATGAGCTGATGGTAACAGAGGAGGCCATCCATAACTACTTGCTGTCGCTTTATGCAAAGTACAAACCAGACTCTCTGCTGTGGTATCTAGAGCAGGCAGGCACACATGCCTCAGAGATCCACTACGACCTCAAGTATGCTCTCAGGCTGTGTGCGGAGCATGGCTACAGGCAGGCCTGTGTGCTGGTTTATAGGATTATGGAACTGTATGAGGAGGCAGTGGATCTTGCTTTAGAA GTAGACGTGGACTTGGCCAAGTCCTGCGCTAACCTCCCAGAGGATGATGAGGAGTTGAGGAAAAAACTTTGGCTGAAAATCGCCAAGCATGTGGTGCAGAAGGAGGAAGATGTTAAGAAAGCCATGAACTGTCTGTCCAGCTGCAACCTGCTCAAAATTGAAGACATCCTTCCTTTCTTTCCAGACTTTGTCACCATCGACCACTTTAAG GAGGCCATCTGCCTTTCCCTGGAGGAGTACAACCAGCACATTGAAGAGCTGAAGCAGGAAATGGAAGAGGCCACAGAGAGCGCAAAACGTATTAGGGAAGACATACAGGAAATGAGGAACAAGTATGGTGTAGTGGATTCCCAAGAAAAGTGTGCTGCTTGTGACTTCCCATTGCTCAACAGGCCCTTCTATCTGTTCCTCTGTGGGCACATGTTCCACAATGACTGCCTGTTGCAG GAAGTGACTCCTCATTTGTCGGCCTTCAAGCAGAATCGCCTGGAGGATCTTCATAAAAAGCTGGCAGCAACCACGCAATCATCCAAATCGCGCCATCGTCCAGCACCAAAGGATGAGGGAGACACATCAAGCTTGGGCAAGGCCACTGCGGGCACAAGCCGTGAGCAGATAAAATCAGACATGGATGACATCGTCGCATCCGAGTGCGTATACTGCGGCGAACTGATGATCAAATCCATCGACAAGCCTTTCATCGATCCGCAGAAATTTGAGGAGGAGAAATCCAgctggctgtga
- the rhov gene encoding rho-related GTP-binding protein RhoV: MLLLSRTSTVSLVVCVRERGNLRYLVSLRPGRRRVCIQRFNVRLDMPPHMDYFYHESRVPSACGLTREDELDPAVISCMLVGDGAVGKTSMIISYTSNGYPTEYKQTGFDVFSGQVQIDGSPVKVQLVDTAGQEEFDEFRAMSYAHTDVFLLCFSMVNPTSFHNITKKWVPEIRSNNPTAPIILVGTQSDLLLDVNVLINLDRSNVKPVLSSRARSMAEKIRATEYIECSSLTQKNLKEAFDSAIFAAIKNKTRKTKKRRFSDRRTKAFSRCSWKKFFCFI, encoded by the exons ATGTTGCTCCTCAGTCGTACTTCTACAGTCAGTCTGGTGGTATgtgtcagagagagaggcaaCCTACGGTATCTAGTTTCGCTGCGACCGGGACGGAGAAGAGTTTGCATTCAGAGGTTTAATGTTCGGCTCGACATGCCACCTCACATGGATTACTTTTACCACGAGTCCCGAGTCCCATCCGCGTGCGGGCTGACCCGGGAGGATGAGCTCGATCCCGCTGTCATCAGCTGTATGCTGGTCGGAGACGGAGCCGTCGGGAAGACCAGCATGATCATCAGCTACACCTCCAACGGATATCCGACAGAGTACAAGCAGACAGGCTTTGATGTCTTCTCCG GTCAGGTCCAAATAGACGGATCTCCTGTCAAAGTTCAGCTTGTGGACACTGCTGGCCAG GAGGAGTTTGACGAATTCCGCGCTATGTCCTACGCCCACACGGATGTCTTCCTCCTGTGCTTCAGCATGGTCAACCCCACCTCGTTTCACAACATCACCAAGAAGTGGGTACCAGAGATCCGTTCTAACAACCCGACTGCTCCCATCATTCTCGTAGGGACTCAGTCCGACCTGCTGCTGGACGTAAACGTCCTCATCAACCTGGACCGATCCAACGTCAAGCCGGTTCTGAGCTCCCGGGCCCGGAGCATGGCGGAGAAGATCAGAGCCACGGAGTACATAGAGTGCTCGTCGCTCACGCAGAAGAACTTAAAGGAGGCCTTTGACTCCGCCATCTTCGCTGCCATAAAGAACAAAACGCGTAAAACCAAGAAGAGGAGGTTTTCTGACAGGCGAACCAAAGCGTTCTCCAGGTGTAGCTGGAAGAAGTTCTTCTGCTTCATCTGA
- the pigh gene encoding phosphatidylinositol N-acetylglucosaminyltransferase subunit H, with the protein MEDEAFTDISGKPISLDCQSHSSFCREFIISSPKVSMGKVMVYTCSVWLLAYAVFFFTQNTAVLSGAILVTLVGMMLHIHFVKVDHESLLVIGSLGIQVSSSYASGREITTFIEMSKIKDIVINEAIYMHQIIYYLCVLLKDPSEPDAVSSVVPLFQSSKPRLNCLVKVYKSCQEVLSKCQ; encoded by the exons ATGGAAGACGAAGCCTTCACTGACATTAGCGGTAAACCAATCTCTCTGGACTGTCAGAGTCACTCCAGCTTTTGCAGGGAGTTCATTATCAGCTCCCCAAAAGTGTCCATGGGCAAAGTGATGGTATACACCTGCTCCGTGTGGCTTCTGGCATATGCAGTGTTCTTCTTCACCCAG AACACTGCTGTTCTGTCTGGCGCTATTCTTGTCACCCTTGTTGGCATGATGCTTCACATCCACTTTGTGAAGGTAGACCACGAGTCCCTTCTCGTCATTGGTTCCTTAGGCATCCAGGTGTCCTCCAGCTATGCCTCGGGCCGCGAGATAACCACTTTCATTGAGATGAGCAAGATCAAGGATATCGTCATCAATGAAGCTATTTACATG cATCAGATCATCTACTACCTTTGTGTACTGTTGAAGGACCCCTCAGAGCCCGATGCAGTGTCAAGTGTTGTGCCATTGTTTCAG agTTCAAAGCCAAGGCTGAACTGCTTGGTGAAAGTCTACAAAAGCTGTCAGGAGGTTCTTTCAAAGTGCCAATGA
- the zfyve1 gene encoding zinc finger FYVE domain-containing protein 1, which produces MSGQGPAVNKGMSTILVCQESYACGGSDEAVFECDECGSLQCARCELELHRQERMRNHDRVRVAPGHVPFCDSCKGDGSCSGRLRAVVRCQGCKINLCLDCQKRTHGGVNKRKHPLVSYPPAKAPQENSVSAGESEMEILKSKLEKVRSFLLVDEKEEMQLKDEDDFVSRLGCSPDELLKVVSIFGNTGEGKSYTLNHTFFLGREVFKTSPTQESCTVGVWAAMDPLHRVVVIDTEGLLGAGANQGQRTRLLLKVLAISDVVIYRTHADRLHDDLFKFLGDASDAYLKHFTRELKATTNRCGLDVPLSTLGPAVIIFHETVHTKLLGSDTPSESAERLIQERFRKLGLFPEAFSSIQYRGTRTYNPPTDFSGLLRSLEQQLDNNTTRSPRSASVIFKALQALSERFSGEIPDEHMTSNSFFPDEYFTCSSICLSCGSGCKRSMNHLKEGLDHEAKHRCRYSAQYDNRIYTCKACYERGKEVIVVPKTTASSDSPWFGLAIYAWSGYVIECPNCSVIYRSRQYWYGNQDPVETVVRTEIQHIWPGSDGFLKDNNNAAQRLLDGVKYISQSVSELSVKPAKAVTSWLTDQIAPAYWKPNSLILKCHKCGEEFQPNDTKHHCRACGEGFCDACSSKTRPVPERGWGLAPVRVCDACFHNRGIPTELLDAALEEEGGTLIARKVGEAVQNTLGAVVGAIDIPLGLVKDAARPAYWVPDQDIHSCCECQREFSPRLSIHHCRACGKGVCDDCSQERRPVPSRGWDHPVRVCNGCNQKTGEL; this is translated from the exons ATGAGTGGTCAAGGTCCAGCTGTAAACAAAGGAATGAGCACCATCCTGGTCTGTCAGGAGAGCTATGCATGTGGGGGCTCAGACGAGGCTGTGTTTGAATGCGATGAGTGTGGCAGCTTGCAGTGTGCCCGCTGTGAACTGGAGCTACATCGGCAGGAGCGCATGAGGAATCACGACCGGGTTCGGGTCGCCCCGGGCCACGTTCCTTTCTGTGACTCCTGCAAAGGGGATGGCAGCTGCTCTGGCAGACTCAGAGCGGTGGTCCGCTGCCAGGGCTGTAAGATCAACCTGTGTTTGGATTGCCAAAAACGCACCCATGGGGGAGTCAACAAGAGGAAGCACCCTCTGGTATCTTACCCACCTGCCAAAGCTCCTCAAGAGAACAGTGTCAGTGCTGGGGAGAGTGAAATGGAAATCCTCAAATCCAAACTGGAGAAGGTGCGCAGCTTCCTGCTAGTGGATGAGAAGGAGGAAATGCAG TTGAAGGATGAGGATGACTTTGTCAGCAGACTGGGTTGTAGTCCAGATGAGCTCCTCAAGGTGGTCTCCATTTTTGGGAACACTGGTGAGGGAAAATCCTACACCCTGAACCATACGTTCTTTCTTGGGAGAGAAGTGTTCAAGACGTCTCCCACTCAGGAGTCCTGCACTGTGGGTGTTTGGGCAGCTATGGACCCTCTGCATCGGGTTGTAGTCATCGATACAGAGGGACTGCTTGGAGCTG GGGCTAATCAGGGTCAGAGAACTCGGCTGCTCCTCAAGGTCCTGGCTATCTCTGATGTGGTAATCTACCGGACACACGCTGACCGTCTCCATGACGATCTCTTCAAGTTCCTTGGTGATGCATCAGATGCCTACCTGAAACATTTCACTAGAGAATTAAAGGCAACTACCAATCGCTGTGGTCTTGATGTACCGTTGTCCACCCTGGGCCCCGCGGTGATCATCTTCCATGAGACTGTCCACACCAAGCTACTAGGATCAG ACACGCCCTCAGAATCTGCTGAGCGCCTTATCCAGGAGCGTTTCAGGAAGCTGGGCTTATTTCCGGAAGCATTCAGCTCCATCCAGTACCGTGGGACTCGAACCTACAACCCTCCCACAGACTTCAGTGGTTTGCTCCGCAGCCTGGAGCAGCAGCTGGACAACAATACGACACGCTCACCACGATCTGCCAGTGTCATCTTCAAGGCCCTGCAG GCCCTGAGTGAGCGCTTCAGTGGGGAGATTCCAGATGAACATATGACCAGTAACTCCTTCTTTCCAGATGAATACTTTACCTGCTCCAGCATCTGCCTCAGTTGTGG GTCAGGCTGTAAGAGGAGCATGAATCACCTAAAGGAAGGTCTTGACCATGAAGCCAAACATCGCTGCCGGTACTCTGCACAGTACGACAACCGCATCTACACATGCAAG GCCTGCTACGAAAGGGGAAAGGAAGTCATAGTGGTTCCCAAAACGACGGCCTCGTCTGACTCGCCGTGGTTTGGCTTGGCCATCTACGCTTGGTCAGG GTATGTCATTGAGTGTCCCAACTGTTCAGTGATCTACAGAAGCAGGCAGTACTGGTATGGAAACCAGGACCCAGTGGAAACAGTGGTCAGAACAGAAATCCAGCACATCTGGCCTGGG TCTGATGGctttttgaaagacaacaacaacgCTGCTCAGAGGTTGTTGGATGGAGTCAAATACATTTCTCAGTCTGTGTCTGAACTCAGCGTCAAGCCTGCCAAAGCGGTCACTTCCTGGCTTACTGACCAGATTGCTCCTGCCTACTGGAAACCCAATTCCCTCATCCTG AAATGTCATAAATGTGGGGAGGAGTTCCAGCCCAACGACACCAAGCACCACTGCCGTGCCTGCGGAGAGGGCTTCTGTGACGCCTGCTCCTCCAAAACCCGGCCGGTCCCTGAGAGGGGCTGGGGTCTTGCGCCTGTTAGGGTCTGCGACGCGTGTTTCCACAACAGAGGAATTCCAACTG AGTTGCTGGACGCTGCgttggaggaggagggaggcacCCTGATAGCGAGGAAGGTTGGAGAGGCTGTCCAGAACACTTTGGGGGCTGTAGTTGGTGCCATCGATATACCTCTTG GCCTAGTGAAGGATGCAGCTCGGCCGGCCTACTGGGTGCCAGATCAGGACATCCACTCTTGTTGCGAGTGCCAAAGGGAGTTCTCACCACGTCTCTCCATCCACCACTGTCGCGCCTGTGGGAAGGGCGTGTGCGATGACTGCTCCCAGGAGCGGCGCCCCGTGCCGTCCCGTGGATGGGACCACCCCGTGAGGGTCTGCAACGGCTGCAACCAGAAAACAGGGGAACTCTAG